A single genomic interval of Noviherbaspirillum cavernae harbors:
- a CDS encoding CopG family transcriptional regulator, whose product MAKELTLQDSRPRAGETEKVTINLGLVDLGQIDLLVQEGFYSNRTDLIRTAIRNQLQLHGDVIKQTVARKSLVLGLQHYSRADLEAVRDAGQKLQIQVLGLAGIDADVTPELALTTIDSITVLGALHASAAVKAALAGRIH is encoded by the coding sequence ATGGCAAAAGAACTCACGTTGCAAGACAGTCGACCAAGAGCAGGCGAAACGGAAAAGGTCACCATTAATCTCGGCCTGGTCGACCTTGGGCAGATCGATCTGCTAGTGCAGGAAGGCTTTTATTCCAACCGCACTGATCTGATCCGCACCGCCATTCGCAATCAACTACAACTGCATGGCGACGTCATCAAGCAGACTGTGGCTCGCAAAAGCCTGGTGCTCGGCTTGCAACATTACTCCCGTGCGGATCTGGAGGCCGTGCGCGACGCAGGACAGAAACTGCAGATACAGGTTCTGGGATTGGCCGGCATCGACGCCGACGTGACGCCGGAATTGGCATTGACCACCATCGACTCCATCACGGTGCTGGGCGCATTGCACGCCAGCGCAGCCGTCAAGGCCGCTTTGGCTGGACGGATTCATTAA
- a CDS encoding alpha/beta hydrolase family esterase: MKTNENFLAQICEATRLLQTSGPMAATEAIQRALHGAGTPDVAMPDDDRTKGQTRPAELVDINPPSVSKTDFLHFTRGKWQEPSTRQPIEDVEVNEAGKGTFLSGSVSNHAGTRAYKFYVPSGYCGEPLPLVVMLHGCKQNPDDFAAGTGMNDVAEENNCFVVYPAQLRKANESHCWNWFKPEHQRRDQGEPSIIADITRRITRDYRIDTSRIYVAGLSAGGAMAAVMAATYPELYAAVGIHSGLPYGAAHDLPSALAAMKGSNGKEGPLVARGKAPASFGHVVPAIVFHGDRDSTVHPSNGDQALSQCQSASACGASDKDKPDTQIQVEKGCVPNGRAYTRTLSYDISGKVVAEHWVVHGAGHAWSGGNRKGSYTDPKGPPAARHMLQFFYSHRRDAK, from the coding sequence ATGAAAACCAATGAAAATTTCCTCGCGCAGATATGCGAAGCTACCCGCTTGCTTCAGACCTCCGGCCCGATGGCCGCTACGGAAGCAATCCAACGCGCGCTGCACGGTGCCGGCACGCCCGACGTTGCAATGCCGGATGACGATCGCACCAAGGGTCAAACGCGACCGGCGGAGCTGGTCGATATCAACCCTCCATCCGTATCCAAAACCGACTTCCTCCACTTCACTCGGGGAAAGTGGCAGGAACCGTCAACTCGTCAGCCGATTGAGGACGTCGAAGTCAATGAAGCAGGGAAAGGAACATTCCTGTCCGGATCAGTAAGCAACCATGCGGGAACGCGCGCCTACAAATTTTATGTGCCGAGCGGCTATTGCGGTGAGCCGCTGCCATTGGTTGTGATGCTGCATGGATGCAAACAAAACCCCGACGATTTTGCCGCTGGCACCGGCATGAATGACGTCGCAGAAGAGAACAACTGTTTCGTTGTCTACCCTGCGCAGTTGCGAAAGGCGAACGAGTCGCATTGCTGGAACTGGTTCAAGCCGGAGCATCAGCGGCGTGATCAGGGCGAGCCTTCAATCATCGCCGATATCACGCGCAGGATCACTCGCGACTACAGGATCGACACCAGCCGCATCTACGTCGCCGGCCTGTCGGCGGGCGGCGCAATGGCCGCCGTGATGGCCGCCACTTATCCCGAACTATATGCTGCCGTCGGCATCCACTCCGGCTTGCCTTATGGCGCTGCGCATGATTTGCCGTCCGCACTCGCGGCGATGAAAGGCAGCAATGGGAAAGAAGGTCCGCTTGTCGCCCGTGGCAAGGCGCCCGCCTCGTTCGGACATGTCGTACCGGCGATCGTGTTCCACGGCGATCGCGATTCCACTGTTCACCCATCCAATGGCGATCAGGCGCTGTCGCAATGTCAGTCAGCGTCAGCATGCGGTGCGTCTGACAAAGACAAGCCAGACACGCAAATCCAGGTGGAAAAAGGCTGTGTGCCGAATGGCCGTGCCTATACGAGAACACTCAGCTACGACATCAGCGGGAAAGTCGTGGCCGAACATTGGGTCGTGCATGGTGCAGGCCACGCGTGGTCAGGGGGAAATCGCAAGGGATCCTACACTGATCCGAAGGGGCCGCCTGCAGCGCGTCATATGCTGCAGTTCTTTTACAGCCATAGGAGGGATGCAAAATAG
- a CDS encoding FAD-binding oxidoreductase, with amino-acid sequence MTGMKNEVIDDFKSTLRGQMFQPNDSGYEDARQIWNAMIDRRPAMIVRCAGAADVMRCVAFARDHDVPLAVRGGGHNIAGNAVCDGGLVIDVSAMKAVCVDPEERRAHVEGGATLADFDHEAQAYGLATPLGINSTTGVAGLTLGGGFGWLSRKYGLTVDNLISAEIITADAKRLCVSATAHPDLFWAIRGGGGNFGVVTRFEFQLHPVGPEIFSGLIVYPFEQARQVLTQYQAFVNQMPDDLSVWAVLRQAPPLPFLPAEVHGRNVVVLPIFSTMGMEDARRAVEPLRSFGQPYGEHMGATPYAAWQQAFDPLLTAGARNYWKSHNFASLNEGAIDTVIEYAGKLPDPQCDIFLGLIGGEANRAAPDATAYPHRNVLYAMNVHARWTEPSKDSACIAWAREFFAAAAPHAAGSVYINFMTQDEGERIGEAYGRNFERLMRVKNEYDPQNLFRQNQNIKPSVRAA; translated from the coding sequence ATGACAGGCATGAAGAATGAGGTGATTGACGATTTCAAATCGACTCTGCGCGGGCAAATGTTTCAGCCGAATGACTCCGGCTATGAGGACGCGCGCCAGATCTGGAACGCAATGATCGACCGCCGGCCGGCGATGATCGTGCGCTGTGCGGGTGCGGCCGATGTCATGCGCTGCGTCGCCTTTGCGCGCGACCATGACGTGCCGCTGGCGGTACGCGGCGGCGGCCATAACATTGCCGGCAATGCCGTGTGCGACGGTGGATTGGTGATCGATGTGTCCGCGATGAAAGCGGTCTGCGTCGATCCCGAGGAACGCCGCGCCCACGTTGAAGGCGGCGCGACGCTGGCCGATTTTGACCATGAGGCGCAGGCGTATGGACTCGCCACTCCGCTGGGCATCAACTCGACAACGGGCGTGGCGGGATTGACGCTGGGCGGCGGATTCGGCTGGTTGAGCCGCAAGTACGGCTTGACGGTCGATAACCTGATATCGGCGGAAATCATTACTGCCGATGCAAAACGGCTGTGCGTCAGCGCCACTGCACACCCGGATCTGTTCTGGGCCATACGCGGCGGCGGCGGCAATTTCGGTGTGGTCACGCGCTTCGAATTCCAGCTGCATCCGGTCGGGCCGGAAATCTTCAGCGGGCTGATCGTCTATCCGTTCGAGCAGGCCAGGCAGGTGCTCACGCAATACCAGGCCTTCGTCAACCAGATGCCCGACGACTTGAGCGTGTGGGCCGTGCTGCGCCAAGCGCCGCCGCTGCCCTTCCTGCCCGCCGAGGTGCACGGCAGAAACGTGGTCGTGCTGCCGATCTTTTCCACCATGGGAATGGAAGATGCCAGGCGCGCAGTGGAGCCGCTGCGCAGCTTCGGCCAGCCGTACGGTGAGCACATGGGCGCGACACCTTATGCGGCATGGCAACAGGCATTCGATCCGCTGCTGACGGCCGGCGCGCGCAACTACTGGAAATCACACAATTTTGCGTCTTTGAATGAAGGCGCAATCGATACGGTGATCGAGTACGCGGGCAAGCTGCCCGATCCGCAATGCGATATTTTCCTCGGCCTGATCGGCGGAGAGGCCAACCGTGCTGCGCCTGACGCGACGGCGTATCCGCATCGCAATGTGCTGTACGCGATGAACGTGCATGCGAGGTGGACCGAGCCGTCGAAAGACAGCGCGTGCATCGCCTGGGCGCGCGAATTCTTCGCCGCGGCCGCGCCCCATGCGGCGGGCAGCGTGTACATCAACTTCATGACGCAGGATGAAGGGGAGCGCATCGGGGAGGCTTACGGCAGGAACTTCGAACGGCTGATGCGGGTGAAGAATGAATACGATCCGCAGAACTTGTTCCGGCAAAACCAGAATATCAAGCCCTCGGTGCGGGCTGCGTGA
- a CDS encoding VOC family protein — protein sequence MSDLGLTHVALPAVSLDASIAFYARYASMKVVHQRHDVVWLSDLTRAFAIVLIKASSVPHPLQPCAHLGVGVASRDEVDRLCALAGEEGCLLREPQDYGPPVGYWALIRDPDGHTLEVAHGQEVAFTIDCSAHQSDESPHATDTY from the coding sequence ATGTCCGACCTCGGCCTCACCCATGTCGCCTTGCCCGCTGTCAGCCTCGACGCCAGCATCGCGTTCTATGCACGCTACGCCTCGATGAAAGTGGTGCACCAGCGGCACGATGTCGTCTGGCTCAGTGACCTCACGCGCGCCTTCGCTATCGTGCTGATCAAGGCATCGTCCGTGCCGCATCCGCTGCAGCCCTGCGCACATCTGGGCGTCGGCGTTGCATCTCGCGACGAGGTGGATCGCTTGTGTGCGCTGGCCGGGGAAGAGGGCTGTCTGCTGCGCGAACCGCAAGACTACGGCCCGCCGGTCGGCTACTGGGCGCTCATTCGAGACCCCGACGGGCATACGCTCGAAGTGGCGCACGGGCAGGAGGTTGCGTTCACCATCGACTGCTCCGCGCACCAATCCGACGAATCACCGCACGCCACGGACACGTATTAG
- a CDS encoding IclR family transcriptional regulator codes for MKVNKKKNVIETPSPVPRAATARSGTQSIERAAQLLRLVAAHQRDGVRLTQLADLAQLDVSTTYRILKCLVEEGLIEQRMPDKAYALGLLSFEIGLAAMQRSPLLERAIPAMKAIAAETGDTVYLVVRSGDEAVCLHREEGSFPIKALMLEVGGRRALGVGAGGLHLLSSLADDEIEQVCARNRAAIAQFRGLSIAELRDMVRDTRERGYGVSRDRLTEGVSGIGVAIPNPDGTPYAAISVAAISSRLHPERYAEVVKVIQHAIARFLTER; via the coding sequence ATGAAAGTTAATAAAAAAAAGAATGTAATAGAAACGCCTTCGCCAGTTCCGAGGGCGGCCACGGCGCGTTCCGGCACGCAAAGCATCGAACGCGCCGCACAATTGCTGCGCCTCGTCGCCGCGCATCAACGCGACGGCGTGCGTCTGACGCAATTGGCGGATCTGGCGCAACTCGACGTCTCCACCACCTACCGCATTCTCAAATGCCTGGTCGAAGAAGGCCTGATCGAGCAGCGCATGCCGGACAAGGCATATGCGCTCGGTCTGCTCTCGTTCGAGATCGGGCTGGCGGCGATGCAGCGCTCGCCCTTGCTGGAGCGCGCCATCCCGGCGATGAAAGCGATTGCCGCCGAAACCGGCGATACCGTGTACCTGGTGGTGCGCAGCGGCGACGAAGCGGTTTGCCTCCATCGCGAGGAAGGTTCATTCCCGATCAAGGCGCTGATGCTGGAGGTGGGCGGGCGGCGCGCCCTCGGTGTCGGCGCGGGCGGGCTGCATCTGTTGAGCAGCCTCGCCGACGATGAGATCGAGCAGGTTTGCGCGCGCAACAGGGCGGCGATCGCGCAATTTCGCGGCTTGTCCATCGCGGAGTTGCGCGACATGGTGCGCGACACGCGCGAGCGCGGCTACGGCGTCAGCCGCGACCGCCTGACCGAAGGCGTCAGCGGCATCGGCGTGGCGATTCCCAATCCCGACGGCACGCCTTATGCAGCAATCAGCGTCGCCGCGATATCCTCTCGTCTTCATCCCGAGCGCTACGCGGAAGTCGTGAAGGTCATTCAACATGCGATAGCCAGATTCCTGACGGAAAGATAA
- a CDS encoding enoyl-CoA hydratase produces the protein MNFEHLLYEQQGAVARIWLNRPEQRNAQSQQLLQELDDALGHAVRDDSVHVVVLAGKGDHFSAGHDLKQAQRERANFTVEERWQYEERYYYDYCLRIFDLPKPTIAQVQGACVAGGFMIANMCDLIVAADDAYFSDPVGHTLATAATEVLIHPWVLGLRKAKEMLFTGARLSAEDAREIGMVNRVVPRAELDDVTMELAQHIAKAPPFGLRLLKRSLNRCLDTQGMRNSMAAHFDTHQLSHVTEEFKAVRDKGLANAIQKNKAAGQ, from the coding sequence GTGAATTTCGAGCATTTACTGTATGAACAACAGGGCGCGGTTGCGCGCATCTGGCTGAACCGACCCGAACAGCGCAATGCGCAAAGCCAGCAGTTGCTGCAGGAACTCGACGACGCGCTCGGCCATGCGGTGCGTGACGATTCCGTGCATGTCGTTGTGCTGGCCGGCAAGGGCGATCATTTTTCCGCCGGACACGATCTCAAGCAGGCGCAACGGGAGCGCGCCAACTTCACGGTGGAGGAACGCTGGCAGTACGAGGAACGGTATTACTACGACTACTGCCTGCGCATCTTCGATCTGCCCAAGCCCACCATCGCCCAGGTGCAGGGCGCATGCGTGGCCGGTGGCTTCATGATCGCCAACATGTGCGACCTGATCGTGGCTGCGGACGATGCCTACTTTTCCGATCCGGTCGGTCACACGCTGGCAACCGCCGCGACCGAAGTGTTGATTCATCCGTGGGTGCTCGGCCTGCGCAAGGCGAAGGAAATGCTGTTCACCGGCGCGCGCCTGTCAGCCGAGGATGCACGTGAAATCGGCATGGTCAATCGCGTCGTGCCGCGCGCCGAACTCGACGATGTCACGATGGAACTGGCGCAGCACATCGCGAAGGCCCCGCCCTTCGGCCTGCGCCTGCTGAAACGCTCGCTCAACCGCTGCCTCGACACGCAGGGCATGCGCAACAGCATGGCCGCGCACTTCGACACGCACCAGCTGTCGCATGTGACCGAGGAATTCAAGGCGGTGCGCGACAAGGGTCTCGCGAACGCGATCCAGAAGAACAAGGCGGCGGGTCAATGA
- a CDS encoding acetate--CoA ligase family protein produces the protein MMRDLRPLISPDSIAIIGASSNPGRVGGMPLALLLQHGYAGRIYPINPKYTDISGLTCYPDVESLPGPADLAVLAIAAEDVVASLKRCHAKGIPAAIVFAAGFAEAGDAGKALQDELEQFAAASGMIVAGPNCMGFANLNTHAYTAFASVFKNTPPPAQPGNTALVTQSGNVCAAVYSVGRKQGVGYNYVINTGNEACLEFSEYLEWLVEDESTHCVAGYVEGLRDGARFVRTVARARELNKPLILLKVGDSSKGQEAAASHTASLAGDQRVYKAALRQLGVMRADDLAHMADLCYLAQFRHKTGGKRIAIVTISGALGALLSDRFSDHGVEIPTLPADVQATLRAGIPDYGMVSNPIDITGNVVNQQGFFAEALGTVLDCAEVDAIVMYAPGYLLDRLTPELVEAAGKTDKLIAAIDTGNATVRETLEQAGIPVFTETGRAVAALSSFLHWQDGRRATWRPMPQRAAMTASALDIVETVRSKKRVALDEAEGKKLLASFGVPVAHEAVATNPAEAASMAQRIGFPCVLKILSPDILHKTEIGGVRLNIGSAQEAASACEEILAAARAKMPDARLTGVLLQRQEKSAAELLVGVTRDPVFGLVMTVGLGGILTELYQDVAQRILPVDAAMAQEMLRELRAWPLLDGYRGRQPADVTAACQAIAAVSEAALALGPELSELEVNPLMLRAAGEGAVAVDALAMLTPREK, from the coding sequence ATGATGCGCGATCTTCGTCCCCTGATCAGTCCCGACTCGATCGCCATCATCGGCGCGTCCAGCAATCCCGGCCGCGTCGGCGGCATGCCGCTGGCCCTGCTGCTGCAGCACGGCTATGCCGGACGCATCTATCCGATCAATCCGAAATACACCGACATCAGCGGCCTCACCTGCTATCCCGATGTGGAATCGCTGCCCGGCCCAGCCGATCTGGCGGTGCTGGCGATTGCAGCAGAGGACGTGGTGGCATCGCTCAAGCGTTGCCACGCCAAGGGCATCCCCGCAGCGATCGTGTTTGCGGCCGGCTTCGCCGAGGCGGGCGATGCAGGCAAGGCGCTGCAGGATGAGCTGGAGCAGTTCGCCGCCGCATCGGGCATGATCGTCGCCGGCCCGAACTGCATGGGCTTCGCCAATCTCAACACGCACGCCTACACCGCCTTCGCCTCCGTCTTCAAGAACACGCCGCCACCCGCGCAGCCGGGCAACACGGCACTGGTGACGCAGAGCGGCAATGTCTGCGCCGCCGTGTACAGCGTGGGCCGCAAGCAGGGCGTCGGCTACAACTACGTGATCAACACCGGCAACGAGGCCTGCCTGGAATTCTCCGAATACCTCGAATGGCTGGTGGAGGACGAATCCACGCATTGCGTCGCGGGCTATGTCGAAGGCTTGCGCGACGGGGCACGGTTCGTTCGCACCGTCGCGCGCGCCCGTGAATTGAACAAGCCGCTGATCCTGCTGAAGGTGGGCGACAGCAGCAAGGGCCAGGAAGCCGCCGCCTCGCACACCGCATCGCTGGCGGGCGACCAGCGCGTCTACAAGGCCGCCTTGCGCCAGCTCGGCGTGATGCGCGCCGACGATCTGGCGCACATGGCCGACCTCTGCTATCTGGCGCAGTTCCGCCACAAGACCGGCGGCAAGCGCATCGCCATCGTCACCATCTCGGGCGCGCTCGGCGCGCTGCTGTCGGACCGCTTCAGCGATCACGGCGTGGAGATCCCGACCCTGCCGGCCGACGTGCAGGCCACCCTGCGCGCGGGCATTCCCGACTACGGCATGGTGTCCAACCCGATCGACATCACCGGCAACGTCGTCAATCAGCAAGGCTTCTTCGCCGAGGCACTGGGCACTGTGCTCGACTGCGCCGAGGTCGACGCCATCGTGATGTACGCGCCGGGTTATCTGCTGGATCGCCTGACGCCGGAACTGGTCGAGGCCGCCGGCAAGACCGACAAGTTGATCGCCGCCATCGACACCGGCAATGCAACCGTGCGAGAAACGCTGGAACAGGCGGGCATTCCCGTCTTCACCGAAACCGGACGCGCGGTGGCGGCGCTGTCGTCCTTCCTGCACTGGCAGGATGGCCGGCGCGCGACGTGGCGGCCCATGCCGCAACGCGCGGCAATGACCGCATCCGCACTCGATATCGTCGAGACGGTTCGTTCGAAAAAACGTGTCGCGCTGGACGAGGCCGAGGGCAAGAAACTGCTGGCGTCCTTCGGCGTGCCGGTCGCGCATGAAGCCGTCGCCACCAATCCCGCCGAAGCGGCGTCGATGGCGCAGCGCATCGGCTTTCCCTGCGTGCTCAAGATCCTCAGTCCCGACATCCTGCACAAGACCGAAATCGGCGGCGTGCGTCTGAATATCGGCAGCGCGCAGGAAGCCGCCAGCGCCTGCGAGGAAATCCTCGCCGCCGCGCGCGCGAAGATGCCGGACGCAAGATTGACCGGTGTGCTGTTGCAGCGCCAGGAGAAATCCGCCGCCGAACTGCTGGTCGGCGTCACGCGCGATCCCGTGTTCGGCCTCGTCATGACGGTCGGACTCGGCGGCATCCTGACCGAGCTGTATCAGGACGTGGCGCAGCGCATCCTGCCGGTCGATGCCGCGATGGCGCAAGAGATGTTGCGCGAGCTGCGCGCATGGCCGCTGCTCGACGGCTATCGCGGACGCCAGCCTGCGGACGTGACCGCCGCCTGCCAGGCCATCGCGGCAGTGTCGGAAGCCGCCCTCGCGCTCGGGCCGGAATTGAGCGAACTTGAAGTCAACCCGCTGATGCTGCGTGCAGCGGGTGAAGGTGCCGTCGCGGTCGATGCCTTGGCAATGCTGACGCCGCGCGAGAAATAA
- a CDS encoding tripartite tricarboxylate transporter substrate binding protein translates to MTIRSRLCAALIAAFSIGALPAHATTPYPTKPVKLIVPFSPGGASDTMARIIAERLAVNLGQPVIVDNKPGAGTMIASEAVAKSAPDGYTLGLAASSLTINPALYPKVPFDTVKDFAPVILVSSLVHVLVVRQDMPVKSVADLIKLAKSKPNGLNYGSVGNGTSTHLEMELFKSMSGTEMTHIPYKGSAPALTDMMGGQLQVMFDAAASSMPHVKSGKLRALAVTSAKRSTLLPDLPTVAESGLPGYEAMPWLGILAPAGTSPEIVNRLNAEVTKVLAQPEVKEKFAGLGLEIIGGTPKQFADFIKADLVKWAKVVKDSGAKVD, encoded by the coding sequence ATGACAATTCGTTCACGCCTTTGCGCCGCCCTGATCGCCGCATTCTCGATCGGTGCGCTGCCCGCACATGCAACGACACCCTACCCAACCAAACCGGTCAAGCTGATCGTGCCGTTCTCGCCCGGCGGCGCGTCCGACACGATGGCGCGCATCATCGCCGAAAGGCTCGCCGTCAATCTCGGCCAGCCGGTGATCGTCGACAACAAGCCCGGCGCGGGTACCATGATCGCGTCCGAAGCCGTCGCCAAATCCGCGCCGGACGGCTACACGCTGGGACTGGCCGCATCGTCGCTGACCATCAACCCGGCGCTGTATCCGAAAGTGCCGTTCGATACCGTCAAGGACTTCGCGCCGGTGATCCTGGTGTCTTCGCTGGTGCACGTGCTGGTGGTGCGTCAGGACATGCCGGTCAAATCGGTCGCCGATCTGATCAAGCTGGCCAAGAGCAAGCCGAACGGCCTGAACTACGGCTCGGTCGGCAACGGCACCTCGACCCACCTCGAGATGGAACTGTTCAAGAGCATGTCCGGCACCGAGATGACGCACATCCCCTACAAGGGCAGCGCACCGGCCTTGACCGACATGATGGGCGGCCAGCTGCAAGTCATGTTCGACGCCGCCGCGTCCTCGATGCCGCATGTCAAGTCGGGCAAACTGCGCGCGCTGGCCGTCACCTCGGCCAAGCGTTCGACCCTGCTGCCCGATCTGCCGACGGTGGCCGAATCCGGTCTGCCGGGATACGAAGCGATGCCCTGGCTCGGCATCCTCGCGCCTGCCGGCACCTCGCCGGAAATCGTCAATCGCCTCAACGCCGAAGTGACCAAGGTGCTGGCCCAGCCCGAGGTGAAGGAGAAATTCGCCGGACTCGGTCTTGAAATCATCGGCGGCACGCCGAAGCAGTTCGCCGACTTCATCAAGGCCGACCTCGTCAAGTGGGCCAAGGTGGTCAAGGATTCCGGCGCGAAGGTGGATTGA
- a CDS encoding acyl-CoA dehydrogenase encodes MHLSFSAADEAFRAELRAWLDVNLCSVETSFGGKVARHSDEFRLKWDKHLGAHGWTGLNLPQEYGGRNLPLVQQAIFHEEYARAGAPQSINSIGQGILAPTLAHFGSEAQKRRFLAPLLRNEEIWCQGYSEPGAGSDLASLATRAVRDGDHYVISGQKIWTSFAQFAHWCFVLVRTDATVAKHKGISFLLVDMKSPGITVKPIHQMNGEEEFNEVFFDNVRVPVENLVGAENDGWRIAMAAASFERGTYFIPRQVKLQQELRDIVVLAQRTVRNGRPVIEDPVIADRLARLTISAHVMRVHAYRVLTQAMRGEPPGPEASYTKLFWSETHQALYELAADILGPDAAAGPQDSHAPRQGRWMRDYLWTRAESILAGTSEIQRNIIGERALDLPR; translated from the coding sequence ATGCATCTTTCATTTTCCGCGGCGGATGAAGCCTTCCGCGCCGAACTGCGCGCATGGCTCGACGTTAACCTGTGCAGCGTCGAGACCAGCTTCGGCGGCAAGGTCGCACGGCACAGCGACGAGTTCCGCCTGAAGTGGGACAAGCACCTCGGCGCGCATGGCTGGACCGGACTCAATCTGCCGCAGGAATATGGCGGACGCAATCTGCCGCTGGTGCAGCAGGCGATCTTCCATGAGGAGTACGCGCGCGCGGGTGCCCCGCAGTCGATCAACAGCATCGGCCAGGGCATCCTCGCGCCGACGCTGGCGCACTTCGGCAGCGAGGCGCAGAAGCGGCGCTTCCTCGCGCCGCTGCTGCGCAACGAGGAAATCTGGTGCCAGGGCTATTCCGAACCGGGCGCCGGTTCGGACCTTGCCTCGCTCGCGACGCGTGCGGTGCGTGATGGTGACCATTACGTGATCAGCGGGCAGAAGATCTGGACCAGCTTCGCGCAGTTCGCGCACTGGTGCTTCGTGCTGGTGCGCACCGATGCGACCGTCGCCAAGCACAAGGGCATCTCCTTCCTGCTGGTCGACATGAAGTCGCCGGGCATCACCGTCAAGCCGATCCACCAGATGAACGGCGAGGAAGAGTTCAATGAAGTCTTCTTCGACAATGTGCGGGTGCCGGTCGAGAACCTCGTCGGCGCGGAAAACGACGGCTGGCGCATCGCGATGGCGGCCGCAAGCTTCGAGCGCGGGACCTATTTCATTCCGCGCCAGGTGAAGCTGCAGCAGGAACTGCGGGACATCGTCGTCCTCGCGCAGCGGACCGTGCGCAACGGCAGGCCGGTGATCGAGGATCCGGTGATTGCCGATCGCCTCGCGCGGCTCACCATCTCGGCGCACGTGATGCGCGTGCATGCGTATCGCGTGTTGACGCAGGCGATGCGCGGCGAACCGCCGGGGCCGGAAGCGTCGTACACCAAGCTGTTCTGGAGCGAGACGCATCAGGCGCTGTACGAGCTTGCCGCCGACATCCTCGGGCCGGACGCAGCTGCGGGACCGCAGGACAGCCACGCGCCACGGCAAGGGCGCTGGATGCGCGACTATCTGTGGACGCGCGCCGAGAGCATTCTCGCCGGCACTTCCGAAATCCAGAGAAACATCATCGGCGAACGCGCGCTGGACTTGCCGCGCTGA
- a CDS encoding acyl-CoA dehydrogenase family protein: protein MNFAFTDEQQMLRDSARKALAGIPRERLRAGEHDPCVAREAWALAAELGWPALAVAEKDGGLGMGPVEIVVLGEEMGRALYPASFRDTAVLLPALLARAEANDMAYLYEELCGGALHASFAQLEQDGDWFSDSACATREGTLHGRKVLVEHAQAATHLLVANRRTHGAKTVLEVTLAAMNAPGLSCIPRQPLDVICGLADVEFNAVSGPRLSVHLDAEGEMACFGTARLFNCAELNGAAEAALQMTLGYARERRQFGQPIGSFQAIKHKLADAFVMLENAKSATYYAGIALQDGLPDARFALDAAQAASCEMAVRVTSDCIQAHGGIGFTWEYDLHLYFKRARRLVAWFGGARFAHQRIAHDLMAAA, encoded by the coding sequence ATGAACTTTGCATTCACGGACGAACAACAGATGTTGCGCGACAGCGCGCGCAAGGCGCTCGCGGGCATTCCGCGCGAACGATTGCGTGCCGGCGAACACGATCCTTGCGTGGCCCGCGAGGCATGGGCGCTCGCAGCCGAGCTGGGATGGCCGGCGCTGGCGGTTGCCGAGAAGGATGGCGGACTCGGCATGGGCCCGGTCGAAATCGTCGTGCTCGGCGAAGAAATGGGCCGCGCGCTGTATCCCGCCTCGTTCAGGGATACCGCAGTCTTGCTGCCCGCATTGCTCGCACGGGCCGAGGCAAATGACATGGCCTATCTGTACGAGGAATTGTGCGGCGGTGCATTGCATGCGTCGTTCGCGCAGCTCGAACAGGACGGCGACTGGTTTTCCGACAGCGCCTGCGCGACCAGGGAAGGAACACTGCACGGACGCAAGGTGCTGGTTGAACACGCGCAAGCCGCCACGCATTTGCTGGTGGCGAATCGCCGCACGCATGGCGCAAAAACAGTGCTGGAGGTGACGCTGGCCGCCATGAATGCACCAGGATTGTCATGCATTCCGCGACAGCCGCTCGACGTGATCTGCGGCCTTGCCGATGTCGAATTCAATGCGGTGAGTGGTCCGCGCCTGAGCGTGCATCTCGATGCCGAAGGTGAAATGGCATGCTTCGGCACGGCGCGGCTGTTCAATTGTGCGGAACTCAATGGCGCGGCCGAAGCGGCCTTGCAGATGACACTCGGCTACGCGCGTGAACGCAGGCAGTTCGGCCAGCCGATCGGCAGCTTCCAGGCGATCAAGCACAAGCTGGCGGATGCCTTCGTCATGCTGGAAAACGCAAAGTCAGCCACCTACTACGCCGGCATCGCCTTGCAGGACGGCTTGCCGGATGCGCGCTTCGCGCTCGACGCAGCGCAGGCGGCAAGCTGCGAGATGGCGGTGCGCGTCACCTCGGATTGCATCCAGGCGCACGGCGGGATCGGCTTCACCTGGGAATACGACCTGCATCTGTACTTCAAGCGCGCGCGCCGCCTTGTCGCCTGGTTCGGCGGCGCGCGCTTCGCGCATCAGCGCATTGCGCACGATCTGATGGCGGCGGCATGA